A single genomic interval of Littorina saxatilis isolate snail1 linkage group LG17, US_GU_Lsax_2.0, whole genome shotgun sequence harbors:
- the LOC138952291 gene encoding ankyrin repeat and death domain-containing protein 1A-like produces MSRIIDDIFGNKCEQVVQRVRSSANPVSPSDAQDGLFAACTLSCDVCAGAMLQAGAATEARDSEHYTPLVRAAQRGGVKVVKLLLEWDCQVNNPGGQQSNTALHMAAAEGYLDCCQVLIAAGATVNAQNAQEDTALILASLHGHLPIVRYLLQHAASIRKRGYHERTALHCAAEGGHLSLCRYLLSCNASLEEEDTFGNTPLINAAERGVTELLALLLGHGCDVNRMSHSAATALHYAAQHGAVNCCKVLLEAGAEIDAQDIRRFTPLMMSALNGHLEVVRLLLEFKGNVSMAAYNRRTALHLAAERGKRECCELLLDAGACIDAQDGLGCTPLHVALMKGQVQVMQFLIASGADMNRRPDNGNSLMHIAAIGGSEQCCSLLWKRGCDINDRNSDGNTPLYCAVKNKQVKTAKFLMEAGCDINVQGIHGMTALNEAALINHTLLLQTLLLQGADPSIPDDAGTLPLWFVVDHASQENVLLVLAAGRSFQSRSTLNPTATPTNPVELAAQKRQYQLLDWMLAVYGEEAANCLRQYLPALEQTHSESELKTLGKMVRSPQSLLRCCRLGIRRVVRGDSVSTPNVLKSLTLPQMLKSYVGLHDLVSEFKLSQSLPSGS; encoded by the exons TCGGATCATTGATGACATCTTCGGCAACAAGTGTGAGCAAGTGGTACAGCGCGTCAGATCATCAGCCAACCCCGTCAGCCCGTCAGATGCCCAAGATGGACTCTTCGCTGCGTGCACCTTGTCATGTGACGTGTGTGCGGGGGCCATGTTGCAGGCAGGGGCAGCAACTGAGGCCAGGGACAGCGAGCATTACACGCCCTTGGTGCGAGCAGCGCAGAGAGGGGGGGTGAAGGTGGTCAAACTGCTGCTGGAATGGGATTGTCAG GTGAACAACCCTGGCGGTCAGCAGAGCAACACAGCTCTCCACATGGCCGCAGCAGAGGGTTACCTGGACTGTTGCCAGGTGTTGATCGCCGCCGGCGCTACGGTCAATGCACAGAACGCTCAGGAGGACACGGCTCTGATTCTGGCGTCGCTGCACGGCCACCTGCCCATCGTGCGCTACCTGTTGCAGCACGCAGCCTCCATCAGGAAGAGGGGGTACCATGAGCGGACAGCGCTGCACTGCGCTGCGGAGGGGGGACACCTCAGTCTCTGCAG ATACCTGCTGAGCTGCAACGCCAGCCTGGAGGAGGAGGACACGTTCGGAAACACGCCGCTCATCAACGCCGCCGAGCGGGGAGTGACGGAACTGCTGGCACTGCTGCTGGGACACGGCTGTGACGTCAACCGCATGAGTCACAGCGCAGCCACCGCACTGCATTATGCTGCGCAGCATGGCGCTGTCAACTGCTGCAAGGTGCTGCTGGAGGCAGGCGCAGAGATTGATGCACAG GACATTCGTCGCTTCACCCCTCTGATGATGTCAGCGCTCAACGGTCACCTGGAGGTCGTGCGACTGCTGCTGGAGTTCAAGGGCAACGTCAGCATGGCCGCCTACAATCGCCGGACGGCTCTCCATCTGGCCGCTGAGCGCGGGAAGCGGGAATGCTGCGAGCTCTTGCTGGACGCCGGGGCCTGCATTGACGCTCAGGACGGGTTGGGATGCACACCGCTTCACGTTGCTCTCATGAAAGGGCAGGTGCAG GTGATGCAGTTTCTCATCGCCAGTGGAGCGGACATGAACCGTCGTCCTGACAACGGCAACAGCCTGATGCACATTGCGGCTATAGGCGGCAGTGAGCAGTGCTGTTCGTTGCTATGGAAACGAGGTTGTGACATCAATGACAGGAACAGTGACGGCAACACACCTCTCTACTGTGCTGTCAAAAACAAACAG GTGAAGACAGCCAAATTTCTGATGGAGGCGGGGTGCGACATCAACGTGCAAGGGATCCACGGCATGACGGCGCTCAACGAGGCCGCCCTCATCAACCACACCCTCCTCCTCCAGACACTGCTCCTCCAGGGCGCCGACCCCAGCATTCCTGACGATGCCGGAACTCTACCGCTCTGGTTTGTCGTCGACCACGCCTCCCAGGAGAACGTACTCCTTGTTTTAGCGGCCGGTCGATCGTTCCAGTCTCGGTCAACTCTCAACCCCACGGCCACTCCGACCAACCCAGTGGAGCTAGCCGCTCAGAAACGACAGTATCAGTTGCTGGACTGGATGCTAGCAGTGTACGGGGAGGAGGCAGCCAACTGTCTGCGCCAGTACTTACCAGCCTtagaacagacacacagcgAGTCAGAGTTGAAGACATTGGGAAAAATGGTGAGGAGCCCACAGTCGCTGCTTCGGTGCTGTCGTCTGGGTATACGTAGAGTGGTCAGGGGAGACTCAGTGTCCACGCCAAACGTTCTGAAATCCCTCACGCTGCCTCAGATGTTGAAATCCTACGTCGGTTTGCACGATCTGGTTTCCGAGTTCAAACTCAGCCAGTCCCTCCCTTCAGGCTCTTGA